One Ostreibacterium oceani DNA window includes the following coding sequences:
- the rpe gene encoding ribulose-phosphate 3-epimerase: MINNDWIAPSILSADFARLGQEVDDVLSAGADIIHFDVMDNHYVPNLTFGAPICQALKNYGITAPIDVHLMVSPVDDLIQQFAAAGATYITFHPEASSHVDRSLQLIRSLGCKAGLVLNPATPLSVLDYTLPYVDMVLLMSVNPGYGGQSFIPHTLDKITQTRRRIQQVDAHIRLEVDGGIKVDNIAAIKHAGADTFVAGSAIFNQPDYAAVIAAMRKQLAC; the protein is encoded by the coding sequence ATGATAAATAACGATTGGATTGCGCCCTCTATTTTATCCGCCGACTTCGCACGGCTCGGCCAAGAAGTCGACGATGTCTTGTCTGCAGGCGCCGATATTATCCACTTTGATGTAATGGATAACCATTATGTACCCAATTTGACGTTTGGTGCTCCCATCTGTCAAGCCCTTAAAAACTACGGCATCACCGCCCCGATTGATGTCCACCTCATGGTCTCGCCTGTCGATGATTTAATCCAACAATTTGCGGCCGCTGGTGCGACTTATATCACCTTTCATCCAGAAGCCAGCAGCCATGTCGACAGAAGCCTACAACTCATTCGCTCGCTAGGTTGCAAAGCAGGATTGGTGCTCAATCCTGCCACGCCTTTATCGGTACTTGACTACACATTACCCTACGTAGACATGGTCTTGTTAATGTCGGTCAACCCTGGCTACGGTGGGCAATCATTTATACCGCATACGCTCGATAAAATAACCCAAACCCGCAGACGTATCCAACAAGTAGACGCTCATATTCGACTAGAAGTTGATGGTGGCATCAAAGTTGACAATATCGCGGCTATCAAACACGCGGGCGCGGATACCTTTGTCGCAGGCTCTGCTATTTTTAATCAACCCGACTACGCCGCAGTGATTGCCGCTATGCGTAAGCAACTGGCTTGTTGA
- a CDS encoding biotin--[acetyl-CoA-carboxylase] ligase, producing MKERFRLNPTPGLHPEITWRHVDTIDSTNATLLATDTPLPYLLSTDYQTQGRGQRGRVWSNPEKSLMFSLAFALPITAEKLALWQLVVALTLVEQFSQTVDTQAFRIKWPNDIYVNGSVNRHQLPSHPLQSHQLLGEPLSQKTAAQWGKCAGILVENQLGFRNKVVTGIGINLAPVALSDTRYASGYVDIGCDKYIWLVQLVNSLYAAWQRFCEAPYLDVAAYAHYDLLAGKMISAVDSKTNQTVAGVCLGVDAQGALHLSNETGIQVLTAAHQIQWEE from the coding sequence GTGAAAGAACGTTTTCGATTAAACCCAACACCAGGGCTACACCCAGAGATTACCTGGCGCCACGTTGACACAATTGATTCAACGAATGCCACACTGCTCGCAACCGATACGCCGCTACCGTATTTGCTGAGCACGGACTATCAGACCCAAGGGCGCGGGCAACGCGGTCGCGTGTGGTCGAATCCCGAAAAATCGCTGATGTTTTCGCTGGCGTTTGCCTTGCCTATTACGGCTGAAAAGTTGGCGTTGTGGCAATTAGTCGTTGCGTTGACATTGGTAGAGCAATTTTCTCAAACGGTTGATACACAAGCGTTTCGGATTAAGTGGCCGAATGATATTTATGTGAATGGTTCAGTAAATCGCCATCAACTGCCGAGTCATCCACTGCAGAGTCATCAACTGCTAGGCGAACCACTGTCGCAAAAAACTGCGGCGCAATGGGGAAAGTGTGCGGGGATTTTGGTTGAAAATCAGTTGGGCTTTCGTAACAAGGTGGTCACGGGTATTGGCATTAATTTAGCACCCGTTGCCCTGTCAGATACCCGTTATGCGAGTGGTTATGTTGATATTGGATGCGATAAATATATTTGGTTGGTGCAGCTTGTCAATAGCCTCTATGCCGCTTGGCAACGTTTTTGTGAAGCGCCTTACCTAGATGTGGCGGCGTATGCGCATTATGATTTGTTGGCAGGTAAAATGATTAGCGCAGTCGATTCAAAGACCAATCAGACGGTTGCTGGTGTTTGCCTCGGGGTAGATGCACAGGGTGCTTTGCATCTGTCGAATGAAACGGGGATACAGGTATTGACAGCGGCTCATCAAATACAGTGGGAGGAATAG
- a CDS encoding type III pantothenate kinase: MHGLIDVGNTRIKYLPHAAVALNACQDYQAIMHDQVDVLIEHLAQQNVSKITIASVRALPVTQRLIDWAAHHQITLQRVQVNPTYLAVNYRHVDQFGVDRYLGLLAAKAVHQQNFCVVSAGSAITLDFFGQTHLGGMILPGIGTSLSCLQEKTGLASIREPDALLGNDTASSIGAGIYQGYSRLVAASIADVSAAYQQSFQVVLTGGDADYIAKYLTNDTTKDATGATKDATKGGLLAKVTIKPNLVFEGMHVYLSMMENGAV; this comes from the coding sequence ATGCATGGCTTAATCGACGTAGGCAATACGCGGATTAAATATCTGCCTCACGCAGCAGTGGCTTTGAATGCTTGTCAGGATTACCAGGCCATCATGCACGACCAAGTTGACGTGCTGATTGAACACTTAGCGCAGCAAAATGTGAGTAAAATTACCATCGCCAGCGTGCGCGCCTTGCCCGTGACACAACGTCTTATTGATTGGGCTGCACACCATCAAATTACCCTACAAAGGGTGCAAGTCAACCCGACTTATTTGGCGGTTAATTACCGTCACGTAGACCAGTTTGGCGTTGATCGCTATTTAGGGTTATTAGCCGCCAAAGCGGTGCATCAGCAAAATTTTTGTGTTGTTTCGGCAGGCAGTGCCATTACGTTGGACTTTTTTGGACAGACCCACTTGGGCGGTATGATTTTACCGGGGATTGGCACGAGTTTGTCCTGCTTGCAGGAAAAAACAGGACTGGCATCGATTCGTGAACCTGATGCATTGCTCGGTAATGATACGGCAAGCAGCATTGGCGCGGGTATTTACCAAGGCTATTCGCGGCTTGTGGCGGCGAGTATTGCGGATGTGTCTGCGGCGTATCAGCAATCGTTTCAGGTGGTTTTAACTGGTGGTGACGCTGATTACATCGCTAAATACCTAACTAATGATACCACCAAGGACGCTACTGGCGCCACTAAGGACGCCACTAAGGGCGGATTACTTGCTAAGGTGACCATTAAGCCCAATCTCGTGTTTGAGGGGATGCACGTGTATTTGTCCATGATGGAAAACGGGGCGGTTTAG
- a CDS encoding hydrogen peroxide-inducible genes activator gives MTLTELRYIVALEQTQHFGRAAERVFVSQPTLSVGIKKLEAELGVQIFERLAHKAIPTQVGKQIIEAAKQTLMNADTIRAIAEATQGELVGNVHLGAIYTVCPYLLPKMIPALQQTAPEVKLFIKEAYTQQLIDDLKAGELDVALVSPPIPDASLFESLTLFSEPFYVLMPKGHALATKQAITAEALRGERVFLLGGGNCFRDQVLEACPGCEQPRLFDKNWVQGGSLETIRMMVSSGLGISVFPEMALVPDENIVVRPFAPPMPQRQITLIWRKSFIQPQLIKAIATSVVRCLGRSG, from the coding sequence ATGACATTGACAGAGTTACGCTATATCGTGGCATTGGAACAAACACAACACTTTGGACGCGCGGCTGAACGGGTGTTCGTCAGCCAGCCAACGCTGAGTGTTGGGATTAAAAAATTAGAAGCTGAACTTGGTGTGCAGATTTTTGAACGCTTAGCGCACAAGGCAATCCCCACGCAAGTGGGTAAACAAATTATCGAGGCGGCTAAGCAAACCCTAATGAATGCCGATACGATTCGCGCCATTGCTGAAGCGACACAAGGCGAGCTGGTCGGCAATGTTCACCTAGGTGCGATTTATACGGTGTGCCCCTATCTGTTGCCAAAGATGATTCCAGCATTACAACAAACCGCGCCTGAGGTTAAATTGTTTATTAAAGAAGCCTATACCCAACAGCTCATAGATGATTTGAAGGCGGGAGAGTTGGACGTGGCGCTGGTGTCGCCACCGATTCCTGATGCTAGCTTATTCGAGAGTCTGACGTTGTTCTCAGAGCCTTTTTACGTACTCATGCCCAAAGGGCATGCATTGGCAACTAAACAGGCGATAACAGCCGAAGCGCTTCGCGGAGAACGGGTGTTTTTGCTAGGCGGTGGCAACTGTTTTCGCGACCAAGTGTTAGAGGCCTGCCCAGGTTGCGAACAGCCTAGGTTGTTCGATAAAAATTGGGTACAAGGTGGTTCGTTAGAAACTATTCGGATGATGGTATCCAGCGGGTTGGGTATTTCGGTCTTTCCTGAGATGGCGCTAGTGCCTGATGAAAATATTGTCGTACGTCCTTTTGCGCCACCGATGCCACAACGCCAAATCACGTTGATTTGGCGTAAAAGCTTTATTCAACCGCAATTAATTAAAGCGATAGCGACCAGCGTTGTCCGCTGTCTAGGGCGTAGTGGTTAG